The DNA sequence AGCTACAGTTTGTGTTTGTTGGAgattttcaattcaatttcttcATCACTTTCTCATCTTGCACAATCAAGGCTTTCTCTTGCTCATGGTTTATCAGTTTTAGAAGATTCTTCACTTCCATCTTCTATGGCAACAAAGCATCTGAAACCGATTGAGCCATGTTGTTCCAATTTCAATGTCAATTTTGCCAACGAATTGAGCAAGGAAAgtgatcaaggaaggatttttAGTGGCAAAGAATGGGTTGTTAGTGAAGCTTTGAAGGAAATGAAGAGTCTTGGCTTTTGGGTATGTGGGATTTTGCTGTCTGGTTTGTGTAGTAATAATAAGCCATATATGGAGTTAAGAGAAATTCTAGGTGGCTTTGATGGTTCTTTGGTTGTGACACTTGATTCCAAGATCAATGAACAAATAATGGAGAAAATTCCTGTGTTGAAGGAGGTGAAGGAGATCAATGATTCTGTTGCTCAAGTTCTTGTTGATGGTTCAGATGTTGCTGCCAAGGAAATGCAAACAAAGCTGCAAGTGTTGGAGAATCTATGTGATGTTGTAAGAACTATGGTGGATGATATGTTCAACAAGGTAATGACACAGAGAACTGAATTAATAGATTGTCTTAGATTGAAGAAAGGACCCAAAAATTCTGTTGTTTGATTGTTTGATTTGATTTCCTGTGTATAGACTTATAGTTTCATAGGGTCTTTTAAGTTTTGTAATGGTTTCAAAGTGTATGATCTTAATTtaacaagtaatgtaaatacTAAAGATTTCATTTCATTATGGAACACTGCACTGTAGCCAAGGTGTTGTTCTTGTGAATAACTATATTTATACATGTCTCTGATGTGAGAGTTTCAAAAATGGATCTTTCACTTTACAAATTGCGCAGAAATCAGACACAACTCATTCTTACAAAGCTTTTGTTCATCATTTGAGCTAATAAGCAGGATTTGAAGAAATCCCAGGTAAAATGGAAATAAAGAAAATGGgtaacaatttttattttttttgtcttctcaaatctcttaaAAATAACCTCAACAAAAAATTGGTTATTAGAAATATTAATTCTACTGACATGAAATAAATCTATaatatctttaaaatattttcaaatgtTTTTAAATGAAGTTAAAAACTATATACTTTCAAGGTCCTAAAATCTCAAAAGATCAATAAATTTTTCCCCTTGTTTAACAAGTAATATTTAAGTGGGAGATAAATAATTTCTTCTTGACATAGACAAAATTGAAATCAAAGGTTGAATGACTGAGGCATATTCTAGATTAAAGTAAAAGGACACCAAAACATCAAGATGAATATGCAACAACAGAAAAATAGACTAAGAATCCTTTTGATTTTTGTAGATAACTAAAGCATGGTTCATAATAACTTAAAACTTTCCCCAAGCCCCAAGCCTGTTTACCCCAAAATGAGGTAGAACTGATGAAATCTGAATCTGAAGCTTGCCAAAATCTAAAAAAAGAGCCAAATTCTACATTATATGATTTGATCTTGGGGGGGTTCACCTAGGATCCTACTTTTTTTTCCACTTCTCTGATCTACACTGAAACTGCACAAACTATAACTGCACTAAattagtttcaactttcaagttcttctacttttccttgttgCAAGAAAGATAAGTCAGAACTGGGATCAGAGTAGAGCAACTTGGCTTTCTGACTCATTCGAAAATGTTTCTCTCTCAGTTGCCTTCCTCTTGTGACTAACATCAGTTGGCAACCTGaaaaacaagaatcaaatatTAGATTAGAATCTACATAACATGTAGGTACATGAACATAAAGAATAATGGACTTTGTATGCAGCAAAAATCATAGAATAGCATGATTCTTATGCAGCTTAGTTGTGAATTTGGAGGTCGAATATAGGTCGTACCCTAAATGCAATGCGGTGTCCGAATCTCCTCTCTCGTTTTCACAGTTACTTGCCAAGCTGGTACACTTAACAACACCATTATCTACATAAACATTCTTTCTTTCCACATGGGGGTAGTGAAGATAAGACGGGACTACACGTTCTGTTACCGGGAAAAGACAACGAAGCTCCTCAATCTGTAAGAGATGACAGTATTAGTATTCATAGTACAAAGGCAAGGATTCCGGAAGCATGTCAATAACGCGAATAAACACTTGCCTGTCTTCTCAAAGTTTCATTCTCCAACATAGCTCTCTGTTCCTGTAAAGAATAAACCAAACAAATATCAGAACAAAGTTATTGTCAATCCTAAAATGAACAAAGATTTCAACTTTATCTACAAATTTCTAGTCGCTACAAGCAAGTTCTTCGCTTTCTACATTAAGGACAAGAATAATCGCAACAAACATGGATTGGAAAGGTATAACATAATATGTTTATTATTGACTTAATCATATGTAGATTTTAGGAAATAATGAACTTCCTATAAATAAAACACTGAACTGAATAGAAAAAGTATGACTTGTAAATCATATGTAAATGACTAGTCGAGTAAAACATAATTTTATGGTTGTCGCACGCATCACCACTCAACGAAGCAAGTAGGCTTTAGACAGTTTTTTCAAGTTTCAAAATACCTGAACCCTAGACTGCTCCAGTTGATCCATAAGTAATTCCTCCTGAAAGAGTAAACAAAATTAAGACTTTGAACAGTGATAGTATATTACGAGGTAAAATGATTTTATCACATTCCACTTATGAACTTTGCTGAGGAAAGGCGAAGGAACAAAGATAACATGAAATGTG is a window from the Arachis stenosperma cultivar V10309 chromosome 3, arast.V10309.gnm1.PFL2, whole genome shotgun sequence genome containing:
- the LOC130968753 gene encoding protein BPS1, chloroplastic-like, producing MVLLEHTFAKLYNKLENHHNHNHHHHQNQTNHDHYNQPEKFLASLHAFRCEVSRFIGQLSLDVLKPGGGPSSSEILFLSLTWIEKCFGILPFTNKAFANLVVDIDYPLSTWEVGSIEGYLSYSLCLLEIFNSISSSLSHLAQSRLSLAHGLSVLEDSSLPSSMATKHLKPIEPCCSNFNVNFANELSKESDQGRIFSGKEWVVSEALKEMKSLGFWVCGILLSGLCSNNKPYMELREILGGFDGSLVVTLDSKINEQIMEKIPVLKEVKEINDSVAQVLVDGSDVAAKEMQTKLQVLENLCDVVRTMVDDMFNKVMTQRTELIDCLRLKKGPKNSVV